A single region of the Buchnera aphidicola (Nipponaphis monzeni) genome encodes:
- the trpD gene encoding anthranilate phosphoribosyltransferase, whose amino-acid sequence MKKILNKLYQLQPLSEIESYNLFNLINTNKVNNVHLALILILIKMHGETIDEILGAVKSCIRYKKFFPDLSNYFFSDITGTGGDNKNNINVSTISAIVAATCGYKIVKHCNYAISGKFGSSNFLETLGINVHVSSEISKKNLEKFNICFLLAPLYYNSFKHAAKVRKTLYTRTLFNIIGPLLNPSSPLLTVIGVYKKSLMIPMITILKKLHYQRAILIHSANTDEITLHSKTYVTELKNKKIYNYQLFPKDFGLYSHAIKETLNYSFHTKVKDSINVLKGKGSHIHEEIIAVNVAILMKVFGNEDLKENTKYALKIIRSGQAYNLVNKLTSRN is encoded by the coding sequence ATGAAAAAAATATTAAATAAACTATATCAATTGCAACCTTTAAGTGAAATAGAATCTTATAATCTATTTAATTTAATTAATACTAATAAGGTAAATAATGTTCATTTAGCATTAATTCTTATTTTAATTAAAATGCATGGAGAAACTATTGACGAAATATTAGGAGCAGTAAAATCATGTATACGTTATAAAAAATTTTTTCCAGATTTAAGTAACTATTTTTTTTCTGATATTACGGGAACTGGAGGGGATAATAAAAATAATATCAACGTTTCCACTATTAGCGCGATTGTAGCTGCTACTTGCGGTTATAAAATTGTAAAACATTGTAATTATGCTATTAGTGGAAAATTTGGGTCTTCTAACTTTTTAGAAACATTAGGTATTAATGTACATGTATCTTCTGAAATATCAAAAAAAAATTTAGAAAAATTTAACATTTGCTTTTTATTAGCACCTCTATATTATAATTCTTTTAAACATGCTGCTAAAGTCAGAAAAACATTATATACACGAACATTATTTAATATAATAGGACCGCTATTAAATCCTTCTTCTCCTTTATTAACGGTCATAGGTGTATATAAAAAATCTTTAATGATTCCAATGATTACAATATTAAAAAAATTACATTATCAACGTGCTATATTAATTCATAGTGCAAATACTGATGAAATTACATTACATTCAAAAACATATGTTACAGAATTAAAAAATAAAAAAATTTATAATTATCAATTATTTCCAAAAGATTTTGGTCTATATTCACATGCAATTAAAGAAACATTAAATTATTCTTTTCATACAAAAGTAAAAGATTCTATAAATGTATTAAAAGGAAAAGGATCTCACATTCATGAAGAAATAATTGCAGTTAATGTAGCTATTTTAATGAAAGTGTTTGGAAACGAAGATTTAAAAGAAAATACTAAATATGCATTAAAAATAATTAGAAGTGGTCAAGCATATAATTTAGTTAATAAATTAACTAGTAGGAATTAA
- a CDS encoding DMT family transporter, whose translation MRILKLILLFIIVSITWGTTWIAMKIIVETIPPLFATGMRFLLISPLLLIISYLNEVPLLFPLGKKKLQMLITIFYFFIPFTLMLYAGTYINSILSSMMFSIMPIVILIASWFFLKEKIFLIQILGITLAIVSLITLLIIKCDFNNYYELKGIFSIILAILSHAFIYIQCKIKCCNISVFTFNTLPSLVSGIILLILSLIIEHPSYQTFSIKSMLALFYLSNFSGLFGILSFFYLQKKVKSFISSIVFLIFPLISITLEKYIYKYNISKNEILIIIFLIIGTLLTLAPKIFVFKNLKVKK comes from the coding sequence ATGCGTATATTAAAATTAATTTTATTGTTCATAATAGTTTCTATTACCTGGGGAACAACTTGGATTGCTATGAAAATAATAGTTGAAACAATACCTCCTTTGTTTGCTACAGGCATGAGATTTTTATTGATTTCTCCTTTGTTATTAATAATATCTTACTTAAATGAGGTACCTCTTTTGTTTCCATTAGGAAAAAAAAAATTACAGATGTTGATAACTATATTTTATTTTTTTATTCCTTTTACTTTAATGTTATATGCTGGTACTTATATTAATTCTATTTTATCATCAATGATGTTTTCTATTATGCCTATAGTAATTTTAATAGCTTCATGGTTCTTTTTAAAAGAAAAAATTTTTTTAATTCAAATATTAGGAATAACATTAGCTATTGTGTCATTAATTACTTTATTAATAATAAAATGTGACTTTAATAATTATTACGAATTAAAGGGTATATTTTCTATTATATTAGCAATATTAAGTCATGCCTTTATTTATATTCAATGTAAAATTAAATGTTGTAATATTTCTGTATTTACTTTTAATACTTTACCATCTTTAGTTTCAGGAATTATACTTTTAATTTTATCTTTAATAATTGAACATCCTTCTTACCAAACATTTTCAATAAAATCTATGTTAGCATTATTTTATTTATCTAATTTTTCCGGACTATTTGGAATATTATCCTTTTTTTATTTACAAAAAAAAGTTAAATCATTTATTTCTTCTATAGTTTTTTTAATTTTTCCATTAATTTCTATTACTTTAGAAAAATATATTTATAAATATAATATTTCTAAGAATGAAATATTAATAATTATTTTTTTAATAATAGGTACATTATTAACATTAGCACCTAAAATTTTTGTATTTAAAAATTTAAAAGTCAAAAAATAA
- a CDS encoding pseudouridine synthase → MTEKVQKILSNIGYASRRKIEEMIALGWVKINNIKINIGQRIDTRIIHTITIKEKNVFFIKKKICRTLIYNKPLGEICTRKDPKNRNTVFDNLPKIKNCRWISVGRLDINTKGLLLFTTNGNFANNLMHPKFNIFREYLVRVFGKVNIHHIQYLNNRKKQINNLYTKFQNIIFYKKNNSNTWFRVSLTEGKKNEIRNLFKSLNLQVNQLIRIRYGNFHLPRNLLPGQFIELK, encoded by the coding sequence ATGACAGAAAAAGTTCAAAAAATACTTTCTAACATCGGATATGCTTCTCGTCGTAAAATTGAAGAAATGATTGCATTAGGATGGGTTAAAATTAACAATATAAAAATTAACATAGGACAGCGTATTGATACACGTATAATACATACAATTACAATTAAAGAAAAAAATGTTTTTTTTATTAAAAAAAAAATATGTCGTACATTAATTTATAATAAACCATTAGGTGAAATATGCACTAGAAAAGATCCTAAAAATCGTAATACAGTATTTGATAATTTACCTAAAATAAAAAATTGTAGATGGATTAGTGTAGGTAGATTAGATATTAACACTAAAGGTCTTCTATTATTTACAACAAATGGAAATTTTGCTAATAATCTTATGCATCCTAAATTTAACATCTTTAGAGAATATTTGGTTCGCGTTTTTGGAAAAGTAAACATTCATCATATTCAATATTTAAATAATAGAAAAAAACAAATAAATAATTTATATACAAAATTTCAAAATATTATTTTTTACAAAAAAAATAACTCGAACACATGGTTTAGAGTATCTTTAACTGAAGGAAAAAAAAATGAAATTAGAAACTTATTTAAATCATTAAATCTTCAAGTTAATCAATTAATTAGAATTAGGTACGGTAATTTTCATTTACCAAGAAATTTATTGCCGGGACAATTTATTGAGTTAAAATAA
- the sohB gene encoding protease SohB, giving the protein MNFIINYLFFLAKVITISLFMFFVISIVLLSQIKKKKNEKNIKFIILNKQYKQIKNQFIKIKKSYCLIGSKKNNYKRNILKKIISFVWTKRKIQNTINPNLFVLHFKGDMQATNVSSLSKEITAIILIAKKNDQVLLCLESTGGIVTGYGLAAAQLQRLRKRNIYLIVSVDKVAASGGYMMACVANYIIASPFAVLGSIGVVSQIPNFNKLLKEKNIDIEQHTSGKYKRTLTIFGENTKEGREKFCEELNITHELFKKFVYEMRPQLNIEKVSNGEHWFGTIAINNKLIDELNTSDEFILSKIDSFNILQVVYVVQQSFLQNFFYKIQKIGNILFSKIKF; this is encoded by the coding sequence ATGAATTTCATAATAAATTACTTATTTTTCTTGGCTAAAGTTATTACAATTTCACTTTTTATGTTTTTTGTAATTAGTATTGTTTTATTGTCTCAAATAAAAAAGAAAAAAAATGAGAAAAATATAAAATTTATTATTTTAAATAAGCAGTATAAACAAATTAAAAATCAATTTATTAAAATTAAGAAAAGTTATTGTTTAATAGGTTCTAAAAAAAATAATTATAAACGTAACATTCTAAAAAAAATAATATCTTTTGTATGGACTAAACGAAAAATTCAAAATACTATTAATCCTAATTTATTTGTTTTGCACTTTAAAGGAGATATGCAGGCAACAAATGTTAGTAGTTTAAGTAAAGAAATTACTGCTATTATTTTAATAGCAAAAAAAAATGATCAAGTTTTATTATGTTTAGAAAGTACAGGAGGAATAGTTACTGGATATGGTTTAGCAGCCGCCCAATTACAGCGTTTACGTAAAAGAAATATATATTTAATAGTTTCGGTTGATAAGGTAGCTGCTAGTGGAGGTTATATGATGGCATGTGTTGCTAATTATATTATTGCATCTCCTTTTGCAGTATTAGGGTCTATCGGAGTAGTATCTCAAATTCCAAATTTTAATAAGTTGTTGAAAGAAAAAAATATTGATATTGAACAACATACATCTGGTAAATACAAACGAACCTTAACAATTTTTGGAGAAAATACTAAAGAAGGACGTGAAAAATTTTGTGAAGAATTAAATATTACTCATGAATTATTTAAGAAATTTGTATATGAAATGCGCCCTCAACTAAATATAGAAAAAGTATCTAATGGAGAGCACTGGTTTGGTACTATAGCAATCAATAATAAATTAATTGACGAACTTAATACAAGTGACGAGTTTATCCTTTCTAAAATTGATAGTTTTAATATATTACAAGTAGTATATGTTGTACAACAAAGTTTTTTACAAAATTTTTTTTATAAAATACAAAAAATTGGAAATATTTTATTTTCTAAAATTAAATTTTAA
- a CDS encoding inositol monophosphatase family protein — MHPILNIAIKAIRKGGNFIIQNYDTYKPVQHNTTHYYKLINKIIEYSEKTIENIIYKFYPKHSVIHQRLCNKSISKKNICWVINIMDGILNYSKLFPHFCITISVYNRGNIEISVIYDPLKNELFSSVKGQGSTLNGYRVRCGVHFNDVNNLIISTNFLKALNMTNWIMFNHILQKICLSNINVRCTGSLSLDLAYIAIDRLNCFIGYKKTNMSFSVGELYVKESGGVILDIPINIDTNKKHIITFIGSSKSIKYLSKTLNIN; from the coding sequence ATGCATCCTATTTTAAATATAGCTATTAAAGCAATTAGAAAAGGTGGTAATTTTATTATTCAAAATTATGATACTTATAAACCTGTTCAACACAACACAACACATTATTATAAACTAATAAATAAAATAATTGAGTACTCAGAAAAAACAATAGAAAATATTATATATAAATTTTATCCTAAACATTCTGTTATTCATCAAAGATTATGTAATAAATCTATCAGCAAAAAAAATATTTGTTGGGTAATTAACATTATGGATGGTATTTTAAATTATAGTAAATTGTTTCCTCATTTTTGTATAACAATATCTGTATATAATAGAGGCAACATTGAAATTTCTGTAATATATGATCCTTTAAAAAATGAATTATTTAGTTCAGTTAAAGGACAAGGATCAACTTTAAATGGCTATAGAGTAAGATGTGGTGTCCATTTTAATGACGTGAATAATTTAATTATTAGTACTAACTTTTTAAAAGCTTTAAATATGACAAATTGGATAATGTTTAATCATATTTTACAAAAAATATGTTTGTCTAACATTAATGTACGATGTACCGGATCTTTATCATTAGATTTAGCTTATATAGCTATTGATAGGTTAAATTGTTTCATAGGTTATAAAAAAACAAATATGAGTTTTTCAGTTGGAGAATTATATGTAAAAGAATCTGGAGGCGTAATTTTAGACATTCCAATTAATATCGATACCAATAAAAAACATATAATAACTTTTATAGGTTCATCTAAATCAATTAAATATTTGTCTAAAACATTAAATATTAACTAA
- the hisS gene encoding histidine--tRNA ligase: MKTYINSLKGMHDILPKNIFLWNYIERQFKKILNNYCFNEIKIPILEESKLFQRTIGYGTDIIEKEMYSFEDKSGKQITLRPEGTVGCARLIVENNLLHCNKEQKLWYRGPMFRREQPQKGRFRQFHQIGVEVFGFTKPEVELELIMITKRFWEILNIYDNLTLEINTVGSFKDRMLYEKILVSFFQQYKNVLNKNVLLQLSNNPLKILDSKDSTVQKILQESPNLQDYLNDDSIEYFKDVCCLLEKMNIKFVINKHLVRGLDYYNDVVFEWKSNLLGAQKTICAGGRYDELIQKIGGYSTPAAGFAIGIERLILLIQTLNLDNNITNVHNIIDIGIIFIEPCLKIESVKIAEEIREEFPNLRVKSNFFNKSIKKKFQYANKINVYLILLIGLQEFNSKCVVIKNLKTNNQESVPRKNLLKKLHTFF; the protein is encoded by the coding sequence GTGAAAACTTATATAAATTCTTTGAAAGGTATGCATGATATTCTTCCAAAAAATATTTTTTTATGGAATTATATAGAAAGACAATTTAAAAAAATATTGAATAATTATTGTTTTAATGAAATAAAAATACCTATTCTAGAGGAGTCAAAATTATTTCAACGTACTATTGGTTATGGTACAGATATTATTGAAAAAGAAATGTATTCATTTGAAGATAAAAGTGGTAAACAGATTACTTTAAGACCAGAAGGCACAGTAGGATGTGCTAGATTAATTGTAGAAAATAATTTGTTACATTGTAATAAGGAACAAAAATTGTGGTATAGGGGCCCTATGTTTAGACGTGAACAGCCTCAAAAAGGTAGATTTCGTCAATTTCATCAAATAGGAGTTGAAGTATTTGGATTCACAAAACCAGAAGTAGAATTAGAATTAATTATGATAACTAAGAGATTCTGGGAAATATTAAACATTTATGATAATTTGACATTAGAAATAAATACTGTAGGATCATTTAAAGATCGTATGTTATATGAAAAAATTTTAGTTTCATTTTTCCAACAATACAAAAACGTATTAAATAAGAACGTTTTATTACAATTATCAAACAATCCTTTAAAAATTTTAGATAGTAAAGATTCCACGGTACAGAAAATATTACAAGAATCTCCAAATTTACAAGATTACTTAAATGATGATTCTATTGAGTATTTTAAAGATGTATGTTGTTTATTAGAAAAGATGAATATTAAATTTGTTATAAATAAACATTTAGTAAGAGGATTAGATTACTATAATGATGTTGTCTTTGAATGGAAAAGTAATTTATTAGGTGCACAAAAAACTATTTGTGCTGGCGGAAGATACGATGAATTAATACAAAAAATAGGAGGATATAGTACTCCTGCCGCTGGTTTTGCAATAGGGATAGAGCGATTAATTTTGTTAATACAAACATTAAATTTAGATAATAATATTACTAATGTTCATAATATTATTGATATAGGAATTATATTTATTGAACCTTGTCTAAAGATAGAATCTGTAAAAATAGCTGAAGAAATTAGAGAAGAATTTCCTAATCTCAGAGTTAAAAGTAATTTTTTTAACAAAAGTATTAAAAAAAAATTTCAATATGCAAATAAAATTAATGTTTATCTCATTTTGTTAATAGGTTTACAAGAATTTAATTCTAAATGTGTGGTGATTAAGAACTTAAAAACAAATAATCAAGAAAGTGTGCCTAGAAAAAATTTATTAAAAAAATTACATACATTTTTTTAA
- the glyA gene encoding serine hydroxymethyltransferase codes for MFSQNIKNEDPDIWKIIEQENVRQEHHIELIASENYASIAVMQAQGSQLTNKYAEGYPNYRYYGGCKYVDDIEKIAIERVKQLFSVDFANVQPHSGTQANFAVYTALLKPGDCVLGMSLSHGGHLTHGHSANLSGKLYKFISYGINHKGEIDYNQIERLAKKYKPKMIVGGFSAYSGLCDWKIMRYIADNVKAYLLVDMAHVAGLVSANLYPSPIPYAHIVTSTTHKTLAGPRGGIILSNEKDTLLYKKINSSVFPGNQGGPLMHIIAAKAIAFKEAMCPQFKNYQYQIVNNAKAMVKVFLDKGYNIISGNTFNHLFLINLTNKNITGKKADLLLNDANITVNKNSIPNDLQNPFVTSGIRIGTPAVTRRGFKEKEVIIVANWIVDILNDPYNVQNILSIKNKVLELCLKYPVYKKI; via the coding sequence ATGTTTAGCCAAAATATTAAAAATGAAGATCCTGACATATGGAAGATAATAGAACAAGAAAATGTTCGCCAAGAGCATCATATTGAACTAATTGCTTCAGAAAATTATGCAAGCATTGCTGTAATGCAAGCACAAGGATCACAATTAACTAACAAGTATGCAGAAGGTTATCCAAACTATCGTTATTACGGAGGTTGTAAATATGTAGATGATATAGAAAAAATTGCTATTGAGAGAGTAAAACAATTATTCAGTGTAGATTTTGCTAATGTTCAGCCACACTCGGGTACTCAAGCTAACTTTGCTGTATATACTGCATTGTTAAAACCTGGAGATTGTGTACTAGGTATGAGTTTATCACATGGTGGACATTTAACACATGGACATTCAGCTAATTTATCTGGAAAATTATATAAATTTATTTCATATGGTATTAATCATAAAGGAGAAATTGATTATAACCAAATTGAAAGGTTAGCTAAAAAATATAAACCTAAAATGATTGTAGGTGGATTTTCTGCCTATTCTGGTTTGTGTGATTGGAAAATCATGAGATATATTGCTGATAATGTAAAGGCGTACTTATTAGTAGATATGGCACACGTTGCAGGATTAGTATCTGCTAATTTGTACCCAAGTCCAATTCCTTATGCTCATATTGTAACCAGTACAACACATAAAACATTGGCTGGGCCTAGAGGGGGAATAATACTATCTAATGAAAAAGATACATTATTGTATAAAAAAATAAATTCATCTGTATTCCCGGGCAACCAAGGTGGACCATTAATGCATATTATTGCTGCTAAAGCAATAGCTTTTAAAGAAGCAATGTGCCCACAATTTAAAAATTATCAGTATCAAATTGTTAATAATGCTAAAGCTATGGTTAAAGTATTTTTAGATAAAGGTTATAATATTATTTCTGGTAATACTTTTAACCATCTGTTTTTAATAAATCTTACAAATAAAAATATTACAGGTAAAAAAGCAGATTTATTATTAAATGATGCAAATATTACAGTAAATAAAAATTCTATTCCTAATGATTTACAAAACCCTTTCGTTACCTCTGGTATTAGAATAGGTACCCCTGCAGTTACTCGTAGAGGTTTTAAAGAAAAAGAAGTTATAATTGTAGCTAATTGGATTGTTGATATTTTAAATGATCCTTACAATGTTCAAAATATACTAAGTATAAAAAATAAAGTATTAGAATTATGTTTAAAATATCCTGTTTATAAAAAAATTTAA
- the bioD gene encoding dethiobiotin synthase, whose translation MKKNVWFITGTDTNVGKTVVSNCILRIGIQKGYKTVGYKPVSSSKTIDLNVKNKNEDIILLKQYSNTKLPDNCLNPFRFKQEGPPHLLSIVYNQPIELDTMSEKLNLIKSKANWIVIEGAGGWYTPLTNTTTFADWVNREKLSVILVVGIKLGCINHAILTQEAITKTKVNYIGWIANHIYPYNQFSQQYINTLKMYLKSCLLGEVPYFKKKICTNKLYKMFNSFINIF comes from the coding sequence ATGAAAAAAAATGTTTGGTTTATTACTGGAACAGACACTAATGTAGGTAAAACTGTAGTTTCTAATTGTATCCTTAGAATAGGCATACAAAAAGGTTATAAAACTGTAGGATATAAACCAGTTTCTTCAAGTAAAACTATTGATCTAAACGTTAAAAATAAAAATGAAGATATTATTTTATTAAAACAATATAGTAATACTAAATTGCCTGATAATTGTTTAAATCCATTTCGTTTCAAACAAGAAGGCCCTCCCCATTTATTAAGTATTGTGTATAACCAACCTATCGAATTAGATACTATGTCAGAAAAATTAAATTTAATTAAATCAAAAGCTAACTGGATAGTTATAGAAGGTGCAGGGGGATGGTACACACCTTTAACAAATACAACAACTTTCGCAGATTGGGTTAATAGAGAAAAATTATCTGTAATTTTAGTAGTAGGAATAAAATTAGGATGTATTAATCATGCAATATTAACACAAGAAGCAATAACAAAAACAAAAGTTAATTATATAGGATGGATTGCTAATCATATATATCCATACAATCAATTTAGCCAACAATATATAAATACACTTAAAATGTATTTAAAATCTTGTTTGTTAGGAGAGGTACCTTATTTCAAAAAAAAAATATGTACAAATAAACTATATAAAATGTTTAATAGTTTTATCAATATTTTTTAA
- the bioB gene encoding biotin synthase BioB, whose protein sequence is MKIKKQWNIKQVDTLFKTSFIELMFHAQIVHRKNFNPNIIQISTLLSIKTGSCPEDCKYCPQSARYKTDIKKEHLLNITKILKAAYDAKKSGSTRFCIGAAWKNPADKDIPYLENIIKKVKKIGMETCMTLGSLTKYQAKKLSQAGLDFYNHNLDTSPKYYHKVITTRSYQERLDTLKNVRDSGMKICSGGIIGLGEKTEDRKELLLQLANLPQPPESVPINMLVQIKGTPLEKIEKIDSFEFIRIVAIARIMMPQSYIRLSAGRNQMNEEMQAMCFMAGANSIFYGCKLLTTSNPKKIEDFKLFKKLGLTFENNLLLNNKHTFQRQLFSKTINEVNNKYYNADI, encoded by the coding sequence ATGAAAATAAAAAAGCAATGGAATATAAAACAAGTAGATACTTTATTTAAAACATCTTTTATAGAATTAATGTTTCATGCGCAAATAGTACATCGAAAAAATTTTAATCCTAATATAATACAAATCAGTACATTACTTTCAATAAAAACAGGATCATGTCCTGAAGATTGTAAATATTGCCCTCAAAGTGCTAGATATAAAACTGATATTAAAAAAGAACATTTATTAAATATTACAAAAATATTAAAAGCTGCATACGATGCTAAGAAATCTGGATCTACTCGTTTTTGTATAGGGGCAGCATGGAAAAACCCTGCTGATAAAGATATTCCATATTTAGAAAATATTATTAAAAAAGTTAAAAAAATAGGAATGGAAACTTGTATGACATTAGGTAGCTTAACTAAATATCAAGCTAAAAAATTATCTCAAGCTGGTCTTGATTTCTATAATCATAATTTAGATACTTCTCCTAAATACTATCATAAAGTAATTACCACAAGAAGTTACCAAGAAAGGTTAGATACCCTTAAAAATGTTAGAGACTCTGGAATGAAAATATGCTCAGGAGGAATTATTGGATTAGGGGAAAAAACAGAAGATCGAAAAGAATTGTTATTGCAATTAGCTAATTTACCTCAACCTCCAGAAAGTGTTCCTATAAACATGCTAGTGCAAATAAAAGGTACTCCATTAGAAAAAATAGAAAAAATTGATTCTTTTGAATTCATACGTATTGTTGCAATCGCCCGTATTATGATGCCTCAATCATATATCAGATTATCTGCTGGTCGAAATCAAATGAACGAAGAAATGCAAGCAATGTGTTTTATGGCAGGTGCAAATTCTATTTTTTATGGCTGTAAATTATTAACTACAAGTAACCCAAAAAAAATAGAAGATTTTAAATTGTTTAAAAAATTAGGTCTCACTTTTGAAAACAATTTATTATTAAATAATAAACATACGTTTCAACGACAGCTATTTAGTAAAACAATAAATGAAGTAAATAACAAATATTATAATGCAGATATATAA
- the bioA gene encoding adenosylmethionine--8-amino-7-oxononanoate transaminase, with amino-acid sequence MKNSDQLFDSKHIWHPYSSMINSNIRFTVVSAKGILLKLNTGKTIIDGMSSWWAAIHGYNHTKLNSVLKHQIQKMSHVMFGGITHPPAISLCRKLIQITPRSLECVFLADSGSVAIEIAMKMALQYWKSLGKLKKFFLTIKGGYHGDTFYAMSICDPHHSMHSMYHKSLLPKHLFAEIPKCSFSDKWNKNDIKSFSNLLNKNKSTIAAIILEPIVQGVGGMNFYHPNYLKQVKKFSVKYDIPLILDEIATGFGRTGKLFAFEHANIVPDILCLGKALTGGMLSLSAVLTNRKIAKTISIGKPGYFMHGPTFMGNPLACVVSHASINLLLNTNWQQKIKHIEQQLIYHLIPLRTHFRVRDVRVIGAIGVVECFNKINIIAMQKFFVEQGVWIRPYNKIIYIVPPYIIDEDSINKLTNAIKLSLNNTNLFFSKNI; translated from the coding sequence ATGAAAAATTCTGATCAATTATTTGATTCAAAACATATTTGGCATCCTTATTCTTCAATGATTAATTCTAACATTCGTTTTACTGTAGTTTCAGCTAAAGGAATTTTATTAAAATTGAATACAGGTAAAACAATTATTGATGGAATGTCATCTTGGTGGGCTGCAATACATGGTTATAATCATACTAAATTAAATAGTGTTTTAAAACATCAAATTCAAAAAATGTCTCATGTGATGTTTGGAGGTATTACACATCCTCCTGCTATTTCTTTATGTAGAAAATTAATACAAATTACTCCTAGAAGTTTAGAATGTGTATTTTTGGCTGACTCAGGTTCCGTAGCAATTGAAATTGCAATGAAAATGGCATTACAATATTGGAAGTCCTTAGGAAAATTAAAAAAATTTTTCTTAACTATAAAAGGGGGATATCATGGAGATACTTTTTATGCTATGTCAATTTGCGATCCTCATCATTCTATGCATAGTATGTATCATAAATCTTTATTACCTAAGCATTTGTTTGCAGAAATTCCAAAATGTTCTTTTTCGGATAAATGGAATAAAAATGATATAAAATCTTTTTCAAATTTATTAAATAAAAATAAATCAACAATAGCAGCTATAATATTAGAACCTATAGTGCAAGGTGTGGGAGGTATGAACTTTTATCATCCTAATTATCTTAAGCAAGTAAAGAAATTTTCAGTAAAGTATGATATTCCTTTAATTTTAGATGAAATAGCTACTGGATTTGGTCGAACAGGAAAACTTTTTGCTTTTGAACATGCTAATATAGTTCCTGATATTTTATGTTTAGGAAAAGCACTAACTGGAGGTATGTTATCTTTATCAGCAGTATTGACTAATCGAAAAATTGCTAAAACAATTAGTATTGGAAAACCAGGTTATTTTATGCATGGACCTACTTTTATGGGAAATCCATTAGCTTGCGTTGTATCTCATGCTAGTATTAATTTATTATTAAATACTAATTGGCAACAAAAGATTAAACATATAGAACAACAATTAATATATCATTTAATTCCTTTACGTACTCATTTCAGAGTACGTGATGTAAGAGTTATTGGGGCTATTGGAGTTGTTGAATGTTTTAATAAAATTAATATTATTGCTATGCAAAAATTTTTTGTTGAACAAGGGGTATGGATTCGACCTTATAACAAAATTATTTATATAGTCCCTCCATATATTATTGATGAAGATTCTATTAACAAATTAACTAATGCTATTAAGCTATCTTTAAATAATACTAATTTGTTTTTTAGTAAAAATATATAA